The candidate division TA06 bacterium DNA window TTGGGCCAGGAAATTCTTCGACAACTGGAAGACCTCACTCAAATGGCAGCGATTGGAACCCTACGAAAAGTTTGCCGGGATGATCGAACGCCACTGGGATGGCATTGCCGCTTACTGCAAACCCGAGAACAAGGTGTCTCTCGGTTTTGTGGAAGGTTTAAACAATAAGATCAGGGTCATCCAGCGGCGAGCCTACGGCCTTAGAGATGAAGAATATCTTCGGCTCAAGATCTTGACCTGCATGCTGCCTGAGATTTGATCCAAAATGAATCAAAATCGCCCACTCATTAGGGAGAAGAGCCTAAAGTTTTAACTTGAACCGGGAGCCAATGGATTTTTAAAAACAAAATTTTTAAAGCCACATATTTTACTTGACAGGACAATGCTTTAGGTGTAAGATCAATTGCACGGACAGGCAACGGCCTAAATTTTAACCGCTTTGTTTGGCTTGAAGGTAAGGGCCGGATGGAGTGGTTTTATGCTTTAAAACCAAATAAAATAAAGGAGGGAAATGCCATGAAAAAAATGTTAGTCATATTGCTCTTGGCAGTAGCATTCAGGGTTTTTGCCAATCCGATTGCTCTGCCAACCTGTATTAACGAGGTGCAGATCCGTCCGGTTTCCCGCTTTGAAATACATATTCATCCGCATTCTCCCGACTCGGTATATCCAATAAATTTCGATGGCTGTTCGGTGACCTGTTCCAGCGGCGTTTTTCAGGTGCCAAACTTTACGTTGACCGACAAGTATACCCACGCCGTTATTGCAGATTCGCAACTTGGCGTCGATTTTGTTCTGAGCCCGGTGGCGGATTCATTGGTTTTTAAAGATGGTTCCGGCACACTGCTTGATATGGTTCTATGGCCTTTGGATTTTGCCGCTCCTGATTCGGGCTTTAGCGCGGCGCTGTTATGCTCTCTCCAAAATAGCGCACAATATTTTTATTGGTGCGTCAATTGCACAACAACTTTCGGCTCCCACAACGGCGGTTACGATCCGGATTACCAGGGGGTTGAAGGCCGGGGTGATTCCTTAAAGCCGGAGGCTTTCTTTGAGGTGTATCCCAATCCGGCT harbors:
- a CDS encoding transposase, encoding WARKFFDNWKTSLKWQRLEPYEKFAGMIERHWDGIAAYCKPENKVSLGFVEGLNNKIRVIQRRAYGLRDEEYLRLKILTCMLPEI
- a CDS encoding T9SS type A sorting domain-containing protein; the protein is MEWFYALKPNKIKEGNAMKKMLVILLLAVAFRVFANPIALPTCINEVQIRPVSRFEIHIHPHSPDSVYPINFDGCSVTCSSGVFQVPNFTLTDKYTHAVIADSQLGVDFVLSPVADSLVFKDGSGTLLDMVLWPLDFAAPDSGFSAALLCSLQNSAQYFYWCVNCTTTFGSHNGGYDPDYQGVEGRGDSLKPEAFFEVYPNPASSQVVLSFMAPKGQSYDLKVYDLAGRLVKKIEEGVGEGRYITAIWMGINMDGRMVSEGTYFVVLHSEGRKTSRKITRFK